Genomic DNA from Nicotiana tabacum cultivar K326 chromosome 21, ASM71507v2, whole genome shotgun sequence:
aataaaaacctaataATCTCACTGATCAGTTACTAAATCCTCGATCAATCAACTAAAATTCAATCAAtcaactaagtaaaataaatcggAAAGGAGACGACTAAAATAAAATAGATCAGAACGAAGATGAACTTAtatataacataaataaatacgcAACAAACGTCGATTCAACAACTCCAAAATTACGTTAATCAAATTGATGAAAAAAGCTAAGAATAAGATTTAAAAAAAGAGCTACAATGCAGCTTTCATGATGAAAATAGGTAAACGACAtacaaaaataagaagaaaaagtaaTCAAATACCTTATAGATTGGAACGAGGCGGAAGAATCTGCAATACAATGAAAAGAGGAGCGAAATTGGTACACGTAAATTAGGGTTTAATATAGAGGAAAGGGGGAAGTGATGAGGAGGAGAGGCGGCCCTAGAAGATTGTTTATATAGGGTTGGGAAGGGTATTATACCAGATACTTCTCTGCCTCTCTACgccttaaaaattttattttcggATTTCGACTAACCTAATTAATCTTGGCCGTTAATTACACCGACATGTAATTTTTATGCAAAGACAGATTGGTTAGTTACGGAAGTAGAGTATGATTTGGTTGCCAAACAAGTGGGGGTTTTGCATTTATATCCGGTTTTGAGTCACACAATTGAACCTATATTTActttgcaaaaaaattgcaaGTTTATCCACTTTATGATTAACTTTAGACTTATCGGGTCTAAAGTTAAAAAAATTAGTCTGAAGTAAAAAAATTACATTTCAGATGCATTTAAggtcaaataggtctgaagtacaaccaatggtttcatgcacttaaggctaataagtctgaagtgaaaaattgcacttcagatgtacttaaggccaaaaggtctgaagtgcaacaaatattTTTCTACACTTAAGAcgaataagtctgaagtgaaaaattgcacttcagatacACTTAAGGCAAAATAGGTCTCAAGTGTAACCAATGGTTTCGTGCACTTAAGGTCAATAAGTCTGAAATGAAAAATTACACTCAAGATGCACTTAAGGTCAAAAGGTctaaagtgcaacaaacgttttcctaCACCTAGTGCCAATAagtttgaagtgaaaaattgcacttcagatgcactaatgccaaaaggtctgaagtgcaaccaacgttttcatgcacttaagtGCAAATTCTCCAGAAAcagaaatttgttcttcgaattttaTCGATCCAATATACGATTTAACATCTAAATCTACCCCAAATGAGcttaaatttgaaacataacctccaaatatcatcaagaacaaacaCCAATTATCAGGTTGTcgaaacaacaataaatctaacgaacatattttgcaattaagaaaaagaagaagaagaaactctaagcaatagtaaaaaaaGCGCCACAGCAGCTCACCACtgtaaaacatcataaactaccttaaaatatgttcacaaacaccatataaaatcactataagaagaagaagaggaggaggagcaggaggaggagaaggaggagaggAAAAAAGACCTAAAGTTGTTTAAAAGTGGGTATAAAAAGTAAGTACAAGTTAAatgagggcgaccaaatagggcgcccgaGCAATCTTTTCAAAACAAGTTATGTAAGATTGttatgaaaataaataattataccAAAATTGTTATGAGATGAGAGATGATAATATGATTGTTATGTATAGATTATCTATTCAAAggatatttttatctttagattTTCATTATTCTTCTACTATTAATAAATATATTCTTATTCATTTTATCGCAAATAAAATAACTCATGTTGGTATTATTATtagttatttaaaaattaatgcGGACAACCAAACCTTATACTTAGTAATTAGAAGTTAGAACTATGATAACAGTCGATTAAATGttgaatcaacaacaacaataatatattcaGTGTAATTTTACAAATGGAGTCTGGAAAGGATGGTGTGTGTGTACGCTTTACCCTAAAGATAGAGAGCAAATGTTGCATTAGCtatttagaaattattttctcttataTGACCAGCCAAATATTACTCCCTCCATCCCCATTatattattctttattttttgagATTCAAACTATCTAAACATTGatctatattttaaaatttttcttttacCATATTGACATGAGAAAAGTTACGGTACTTTTCAAATTTCATGTGGTTTTTAAATATCtcaaaaaatttaattataatattaaattgaTCAAATCAAATGTAGCTTCGAAGACTCTCAAAAAGTAAAGAATGACGTACTTAGTGGGAAGGGAATATTACTTGTGCAAAAATTTTATGTGCGTCCCATTGGCGTCTAGACCGTGAGATAATAAGGATTCAAACTTGATATTTCACCGTTAACTGCTACCTTGCATCTGCCTTATAACTTTGCCCATTACAGCTTATAAACGAAAATACGAAAAAAAATTCACCTAATCTCTTTTGTAAATGCTAGGAACTAGAGATTCAGATATTTTCAATAAGCCAAAActgtagttaattttttttttctttttatttattctgTTATTTGGGTGAAGCTGTATTCTCTGTAGCTGTCGCTTGTGCAAGTTTTTGTTCGTTATAGCAATTGCTTGTGCAAGAACGtaatcttttttctttctttttcttaacGTAATCTTTTTCAGTTTACTGTTAATTAGCAATCGCTTGTGCAAGAACGTaatcccttttctttctttttcttaacATTTTACAGTGTTTCACACGTTACCTTTACAGTGTTTCACACGTTACCTACAGTAGCTACACGTGAGCCTACTGATCCTCCAAATGTGAACGTGGGATATGTCCGAACATGATCAAGGTAATGGAATGGAGGGGGTTCTAGAGAGGCATCTTGGTCTCCAACTGTTCCTGGTTCTTGACATGCAGCATTTCTTCTTTGATTGAGAGTTTCCACTTCTTCTACCAATTCATCTTTCGTACTATTACATGATGTAATGACCTACAACAGTGATCGTTCAGCGGAATGGCAGATAACTGTTACGTTGTGAACAtgaaacaaataaatagtttacaCAATTTAATAGAGACGTCCTAGCGATAAACAAACAATTAACACCATGAAATGTTGAGACTACTCTATTATCCTGCCAGGAATGTTTGTGAATGGAATATAACTCAGTTGCAACATGGTGTTAGCAGAAATGTCTCTGCATCCTTTTTCCAGTAGAAGGGGTATGAGTTAGGTTCTGATTAGGGATGACAATTTGAGCTCAAACTCATTTAACCCGCACAACCCGCCCAGAGATTAATGGTTAGACTGCAAACATTTTAGCTCATGGGTCTATTCGGGCTGAGCCCAAGTTAGCCCATCATTTTTTATATCTCATTCTGACCCATGAAGTAGCCCAAATACAACCCAAgaaactcacccaaaacaaaAGGGATCTCAACCCAACTAAAGGCTTTTCTAGAAATTTACTTAGTTGCCCCATCATTAGTCATGTATCTAACTTTAAAAATGAGAATCAAGGTTTttaaattttgatgtaaaaatGAATAATTATGTAACTGTGGTGAAATTTACTTATTTAGAAATAACataaaagatatttttcaacttacaaattttaaatactaatttgttatttaaaaaaatatattttgattctcaaaatactaataatattttttttggaaaggagggaatacttttaagtgGGGAGTTGGGCTTCTTATGTTACATTGTAAAGAAAACATAAtaactatataaatatatataaatcaaaGTTTGTACAGAAAATTGACTGGGTTGTTTTTCTCTAAAAGAAATCAACAAAGTTTTCTGAAAATTTTGTGTGGCCGGAAGGCTCTTTTCTAAATCATCAGGAAAAAAATTCAACTGGCCAAACCTTTATCTTGCACAAAAATTTTCTTCTAAAGTTTTTTTTTCAACTgctattttctttgctttttcttcttctttcttttacacTTTTAAATAGTTATTTAGGTTTAGAACGTTATAAAAGCTCATGAATAGTTGAGTATAAGATTAATCCATATGTGTTTCTTagctaaaaatttaaaattagatATATAGCAATTCACCGTGGTGCATTGAATGAATAAATTATGAGGAAGCTAAGAAAGTAGGGAACATACATAGGTGTACAAAAAGGTAAAAGACTTTGTTTATGCAAGATGGAACATGGTTTTAAAACATGGGTCAAGTTGAGCTATGACTCATTGTTTATCCCATCTTAGCCCAAGTATACTTTGGGATGAGTTGGACAATGACTCATTTAATGACTCAACCCATCTTGACCCGCCCAAATTCAGCTCAACCCGCCTATTTTCCACCCCTAGATCTGATTAGTATGTTTCACAACCATTTTAGTAATTAGAGGAAGGACATAAGATGGAGAATCTCACCAATAATCCACCAGGAGCAACAATCCTTGAGACAGAATCCCAGTACATAATCCTGAATGACCACATGATAAGGTGACATGGGAAAGAAAGCAGTACGGATAAAGACATCATCTTTTACTGAAGGAATAGGAACCTccacccacacacacacacacaaaaaaaaaaaaaaaaacaggacGTTGCTAAAATGTTGCAGCTACATAGGATAAACATGTTAACATAACTtaccaaagaaaaaaaagataaaaacgTTAAGATACAACAGTATTACCTTTTGATAAGACCATCAGGATGCAATCCAATGGCATCTAAGGTTCCCTTATCCAAAACAAGCCGAAACCTTGTATCCAACTTTGTTTCAAGAACGTCATCAACCTTGACATCAATCAAAaagttatttaagatgaaatcaTTTTCTAGCAAAGAAAGAACACAAGTTAGATAAGCACCCATAAGTACATGAAATTAATGATACACTCGACCATAACTGGTAGTACAGGTTAGGTGCGCTACTGCAGAATTACTAGAGGTAATAAATTTAGCACTTGTTGTTACTGCTTCTTTCTTTTCCATTACTATATATGTTACTGTATTTCTTTTCAACAATGTTGTGACTATGACTTtactgagccgagggtctaccggaaataacctctctaccttcacgaGTTAGCGGTAAGGTCAGCGTATAcgctatcctccccagaccccacttgtgggatttcactgggtttgttgttgttgtaataaatTTAGCACATTGTCCCATACTTTCACTATTGCCACTACTGGAACTTAAACAAGGTTCATACCATGCGTACACTATTTTATCGAAATGCTCGTATCAGCAGCAACATTAAAATATAAGTCATTTTTATTTGAAAGTAATTGCACATGCAGAAACACAAATGTGATTGACATTGTATAAATAGAGCTCACTTTgcatgaagaagaaaaaggagcAATTATAAGTAACATGAAACTAGAAATGCAAGCTAGAGAAATACTGCTTTTTGCTTGTGCTTGTTTTTCAAATACTGGATTCCACACTTCTACATACGCTTTAGAAACTGGTTACTTGTCAAAGacaaagttcagttttaccaagAACTTGATATTGGTGAATCCATCACGATCAGCAAGTCTTCGCGCAAGGTCAATTGCTCCTTCACTATAGTCGGTTCCAGTTAGATCTGAGAACCTAACTCCACTGCAAATGCACACTAGTAAGAAACTAAGCTTCAGATGTAAGTTTAACAAAATGACAGCTGCATTTGAACAGACTGAAAGTACATTTTACAGAGATTAAAAGTTCAAACTTATAATAAACAGGTGATTTGGGAAGCATTTAGACGCGGTTTTAAATCATGATACCTCCGcattttcaaagttaaaaagTGTACCTGTAACTAGAAAGCAGTAAACTCTCATTAGATAATGTAACCACTAAGATATCTTAGACATAGACAACCCTAAGCTCCCTGCCCATACCGGTGGGGTGAACATGTGAATTTGAACCACTTGATGCATGTTAATGATAAGCACATATAACAGGAAAAATTGCTAAAGGGGATCCTGAGAATTGAAAATTAAGTGAAAGAATCTATAGGGGATGAGGGAATGGAAATGCCCCAAATGGAAATTAAGTGAATACTGAAccgattaaaaaaaaaagtgttagcggaaacgtaaaagaaagaacacaagatttaacgtggttcggatcaaaataatcctacgtccaccagagaacagttgcctttttaatattaacaaaggaaggggagagttcccaattacacttaagagaatttctctcttaactctctactcactacaatgtgttgtattatttttgggatggtttctacaaatgaaggagtgcatctatttatagaggtaaagacctcctcttgatgtcattggtgacatcaaactacctcctcttgatgtcatgggtgacatcaaaggaggaagcttcctcctagcatccacaccaactcttttccaccaactcttccaattggcatgtcattgttgactaaacataaaccaacaccttcaatctccaccttggtttgcgtttcgagcgtgcgtgtgaataactctggccaaaacttctaagcttactgggcaaccccgttgtaagaaacaagaagaatcaaaccattgttgaacataccacctccacctaacaactgttctcttcggagttgcatcagttgatgcacacccccgccaagtccttgcagtgtgcaaacttagcgagtgggactatcttggtcaacatatctgcagcattatcgtctgtgataaccttcacgaccttgatagttccctcttcaacaacatctcgaataaaatgaaatctgacatcaatgtgtttagtgcgctcatgaaatctctgatttttcattagatgaatagcactctgactatcacatctaagagttgattccagctgaaccaaactcaattccgctactaaacctttcaaccagatagcttccttcaccgcctccgctgctgccatgtattctgcttctgtcgtagacaaagcggcaatcgactgcagagtcgacttccaactaacggcactgccaacgagggtaaagatgtatccagttgtggaccttcttccgtcaagatctcctgcatagtcagaatctATATAACCGAGAATTAAAATACCTCCACCACTTTTTCGAAAGGTcagaccaacaccagaagctcctttgggatatctcaatatccacttgacagcttcgcaatgcctctttcctgggctggacatgtatctacttaccacacttacagtttgagcaatatctggacgtgtgcataccatagcatacataatgctaccaactgcactggcataaggaatctttgacatatgctccacctcatcctcggactgaggcatttgtaactctgaaagtttaaaataaggagctaatggtgtacttacaggatgcatattgaatctcttgagaaccctttcaatatacctcttctgagaaagatgtacaacatcgccttctcttgaaatctccataccaaggattttctttgcagctcctaaatccttcatgtcaaattccttactcaacagtttcttcaaagcatttatctaTATAATAttgttagcagcaataagcatatcatcaacatacaacagtaaataaatcattgtgttaccagacatcttcttgtgatacacacagctatcaaatgcactccttgaaaattcatgtgtagtcatgaatgcatcaaacctcttgtaccactgtctaggggattgctttaaaccatacaaagacttctttagttggcatacgtgatcttcttttccATCAACTAGGAAACCTTCAGgatgatccatatagattgtctcttctagatcaccgtgtaagaaagcagttttgacatcaagctgttgaagctccaagtcaaattgggcaaccaatgctagtagcacgcgaattgagctatgcttcacgactggagagaaaatctcattgtagtcaattccctccttctgactgaatccttttgcaaccaatctcgccttgaacctagcatcttccacttcaggaattccctctttctttcggtagacccacttgcatccaactgtcctcttccccttttgtcttttcactaagacccatgtctgattcttgtgaagagactccatctcttcagtcatggctaaccgccattgtacatcatccttgcaagaagttgcttcaatatacgaggagggctccagatccttaatctcttcttgtgcagctacgaacgcatatgtaatcaagtttgcttgatctataaggcgttccggttctcgtgtttgcctcttctccctcccctttgcaattgtgtatggttcattgacagcaagttcttcaaggtctacatcttctgactcatctttaacctCAGTCTCGTGATCCTTTTCCTTGggaagctccacctgctcgtcgttcttgtttcctgaaaactccacggaaactttacggggatgaagtatagaggattcatcaaaggtgacatctctactaactataaatttgagtaaagacaaacaccaaagtttgtacccttttactccatctgtataccctacgaatatggccttcttaacccttggttcaagctttccttcattaacgtgataataagctggacacccaaatactcgtaagtatgaatagttagagggttcacctgaccataccttattcggagtcttaaagtcaattgccgataatggagatcgattgacaatatgagcagcagtgtgaactgctacagcccaaaatactttggacattttggcttgtaggagcatacaacgagccttttcaagaagagttctgttcattctctcggcaactccattctgttgtggggTATGTTtgacagtcctatgtcttgagatcccatgaaccttgcagaattcattaaactcttcattgcaaaactccaagccattgtctgtgcgaagatacttgattttccgctccatttgattttcaaccaaaaccttccactctttaaatgcttcaaaagcatcactttttgccttcaaaaaatgtacccaaacctttcgtgagaaatcatcaataaaagtgagaagatacctctttttgcccttcgatggaagcttagagggaccccataaatctgaatggatgtagtctagcactcctcttgtcttgtgtttgccagtgctgaaactgacttcttttgctttcctagaacgcagtgctcacagaagtcaagtgtgctgatcttctcaccttccaaaaagttacgattgctcaacatctccagtccacTTGCACTCATATGACCTAGTCTCATGTGTcatagtcttgccttgtcatcattagataattgcactgtagatgcatttgcagagccaacaatggtgcttccgaccaatgtgtaaaggccgttctccagctttcctttcagcatgactaaagacctttagtcacctttatagttcctgctttactcatgtacctgtagccttgttcatccag
This window encodes:
- the LOC107789757 gene encoding uncharacterized protein LOC107789757 isoform X1, with product MGGMRLLPEESDVAMVRTPAAATDLISDDDRSVAADSWSIKSEYGSTLDDEQRHADATEALAAVNYRAASDYSSDKEEQDAEGVSSMLGFQSYWDSAYADELANFREHGHAGEVCGVRFSDLTGTDYSEGAIDLARRLADRDGFTNIKFLVDDVLETKLDTRFRLVLDKGTLDAIGLHPDGLIKRIMYWDSVSRIVAPGGLLVITSCNSTKDELVEEVETLNQRRNAACQEPGTVGDQDASLEPPPFHYLDHVRTYPTFTFGGSVGSRVATVGNV
- the LOC107789757 gene encoding uncharacterized protein LOC107789757 isoform X2 — its product is MNNVMLMPLKLLPLSIIVPPLITVLTRRSKMLKEFLQCLVSRATGILHMLMNWQIFVSMVTLVKFVCICSGVRFSDLTGTDYSEGAIDLARRLADRDGFTNIKFLVDDVLETKLDTRFRLVLDKGTLDAIGLHPDGLIKRIMYWDSVSRIVAPGGLLVITSCNSTKDELVEEVETLNQRRNAACQEPGTVGDQDASLEPPPFHYLDHVRTYPTFTFGGSVGSRVATVGNV